The genome window CGTTCGCTCGTGGGTGGACGACCAGCTGATTCCCGTCATTGGTGACTGTTACATCGAGGGGCGCTTCCCGAAGCAGCTGATTCCGGGGATGGCCGAGCTGGGCCTCTTCGGCGCCAATCTGCCGGAGGAGTATGGCTGCGCCGGATTGAACAACGTGGCGTACGGGCTCATCATGCAGGAACTCGAGCGTGGCGACAGCGGCATCCGCTCGTTTGCCTCGGTGCAGGGTGCCCTGGTGATGTATCCGATCTATGCCTTCGGCTCCGACGAGCAGAAGAAGTACTGGTTGCCACGGCTGGCGAACGGCACCGACATCGGCTGCTTCGGACTGACGGAGCCGGACTACGGCTCGAACCCGGCAGGGATGATCACGACGGCACGCGAGACCGCCGACGGCTGGGTGCTCAACGGTACCAAGATGTGGATCACCAACGGCTCACAGGCGACGGTGTCGATCATCTGGGCGAAGACCGGCGATATCGATGACGCCTCCTCGATTCGTGGCTTCATCGTGCCGACCAATACGCCGGGGTTCTCCGGCAAGGATCAGAAAGGGAAGCTCTCGCTCCGCGCGAGCGATACCAGCGAACTGCACATGCAGGACGTGCACCTGCCCAAGGACGCCATCCTCCCCAAGTCGGGCGGGATCAAGTCGCCGCTGATGTGTCTGACCCAGGCCCGCTACGGCATTGCATGGGGCGGCGTCGGCGCGGCCATGGCCTGTTACGATGAGGCGCGCCGCTACGCCGCCAATCGCGTGATGTTCGGCAAGCCGATCGGCCAGACGCAGATCCAGCAAGAGCGTCTCGCGAACATGCTCACCGAGATCACCAAGGCGCAGCTGCTCG of Gemmatimonadota bacterium contains these proteins:
- a CDS encoding acyl-CoA dehydrogenase family protein encodes the protein MAGSAEYTGVDFYDCDSLLSEEERAVRDTVRSWVDDQLIPVIGDCYIEGRFPKQLIPGMAELGLFGANLPEEYGCAGLNNVAYGLIMQELERGDSGIRSFASVQGALVMYPIYAFGSDEQKKYWLPRLANGTDIGCFGLTEPDYGSNPAGMITTARETADGWVLNGTKMWITNGSQATVSIIWAKTGDIDDASSIRGFIVPTNTPGFSGKDQKGKLSLRASDTSELHMQDVHLPKDAILPKSGGIKSPLMCLTQARYGIAWGGVGAAMACYDEARRYAANRVMFGKPIGQTQIQQERLANMLTEITKAQLLVLQLGRLKDQGKATPSRVSLAKRNNVNMACECAREARRLLGANGILIEYHSMRHLANLESVYTYEGTHDMHSLILGQEITGLAAY